ATCGGCGCGCTGGCTTACCTCGGCGAGCGCCGCCTCTTTCGCCGCGCCGACATCCTCGAAGTTGCCGATATAACTGATGAGGACCTTGCCGTCGGGGCGAGCCGAGATGAAGCCGCGCTTGTAACCATCGAAGGTGAAGCGGATCGACGGCAACTGGATGCCGCCGACGGCGCCGATCACGCCGGTCTTGGTCACGCCTCCCGCCAGTACGCCGAGTACGTAGGCAGCCTCCTCGATCTTGAACGACAGCGACGCGACGTTGCTCGCCGAGCCGCTGCCTGACGTGATCACGAAGGTCGTATCGGGGAAAAGCTTCGCCACTTTCAGCGCCGTGTCGGTGTACTCGAAGCCGTGGGCGAAGATCAGGTTGAAGCCGCGCGAGCCGAAATCGCGAAACGCGTCCTCGAAGTCCGCCGGCGACGTGGTCTGCACCATCGCGGTTTCGGCGCCGAGATTCTTTTTGATCAATTGAAGACCTTCGAACGCCGATGCGTTCCATCCGGCGTCGCTGATCGGTCCTGGCGTGAGTAACGCGACTTTGAACGCCGCTGAAGAAGGCTGTGCGGGGGCCGTGCCGCTCGCGCGACATCCGGCGATAAAAAGCAACAGGAAGGAGAGCGCAGCCGCACAGAAAGCTGATTTTAGAGTCGGGAAATGCAACAAGTATCGCGCGTTAGCCAATCTGTGCCTCTTCCTACAGAGTTCGCATTTGTTGACTATCAGAGCAGACGGCTGTATTCGATATCTGGTCCTTCTATGCCGATGGGAAGGGATCCACGGCATTGGAGGTAGATCGTAAAGGTATGATGAGCTTGCGGGGCGTTTCGAATTATCGGGGCAGGTTGCTGAAGATCGCCGGAGCAATGGCGCTCGGCGCGGCTCTGGTATTGACGCGCGCGATTCCCGGCTCCGCAGAAACCAGTTTCCATTTCCCCGAACCGGTCGCGATTCAACCCAACGTACAATTCTGGGTTAACGTCTTCACCGAATACTCCGTTCGCGATTTTGTCCTCGTCGATCGCGATAACGTCACGCAGATTTACCAGGTCTTCCATCTGCCCGGCGACGGCCAGCCGACGCGCGACGATATCGACTGGGTGAACGCGTATCTCAAGTCCAAGTACGGCGACATGCTGACGCAGCTCGGCAGCGGTCATCAGCCGAACACGTATGATGAGCGCCGCGTCGCCGCGATGTTCCAGGGCAAGTCCGTAAGTGCGTACCTTGAAGCCGCGCAGAATCTCCGGGTGCAGGAAGGCCTCAAGGAAAATTTCCGCCACGGCCTGCTGCGCAGCCGTTACTACCTGCCCACGATGGAGCGCATCTTCAAGAGCGCAGGATTGCCGCCTGAGCTGGTGACGCTCGCGCAGGTTGAGTCGGGCTTCGAAGGCGGCGCGCGCTCGGGAGCCGGCGCGGTCGGTATCTGGCAGTTCACGCGCGCCACCGGCAAGCAATATCTGAAGATTGGACGTTACCGTGATGAGCGCCTGAATCCAGTGCGCGAGACGATGGCGGCGGCGAAGCTGTTGCGCTC
The sequence above is a segment of the Candidatus Binataceae bacterium genome. Coding sequences within it:
- a CDS encoding BMP family protein, with the protein product MANARYLLHFPTLKSAFCAAALSFLLLFIAGCRASGTAPAQPSSAAFKVALLTPGPISDAGWNASAFEGLQLIKKNLGAETAMVQTTSPADFEDAFRDFGSRGFNLIFAHGFEYTDTALKVAKLFPDTTFVITSGSGSASNVASLSFKIEEAAYVLGVLAGGVTKTGVIGAVGGIQLPSIRFTFDGYKRGFISARPDGKVLISYIGNFEDVGAAKEAALAEVSQRADLLYHEADAAGLGVFQAAAQSQIFAFGTNRNQNSVMPGTILASAVTDIPASFLKIAAEVRDHKFHPAMIEYGMKDGLVRVVFNDALVPKIPHAAVDRATSAEQDIIAGRVTFPPVPQGN
- a CDS encoding lytic transglycosylase domain-containing protein, whose product is MSLRGVSNYRGRLLKIAGAMALGAALVLTRAIPGSAETSFHFPEPVAIQPNVQFWVNVFTEYSVRDFVLVDRDNVTQIYQVFHLPGDGQPTRDDIDWVNAYLKSKYGDMLTQLGSGHQPNTYDERRVAAMFQGKSVSAYLEAAQNLRVQEGLKENFRHGLLRSRYYLPTMERIFKSAGLPPELVTLAQVESGFEGGARSGAGAVGIWQFTRATGKQYLKIGRYRDERLNPVRETMAAAKLLRSNYDLLGDWPLAITAYNYGTGGVARAADECNGDYCKIVKTYSGPHFGFAVKNYYAEFLAALQVHQHEEEFFPGIEDDEAAPPKPISEVIAHPSSHHSKKSSVHRAASHSRHHHKKIQTAQNT